The window CGCCCCCGGGGCCGACCGGGGTGCGCACGACCGCCTCGGGCCGGGTCCGGGCGACCTCCTCGATGTCCATGCCGCCCTCGGCGGAGCAGATCGAGAGGAAGGTGCGGTTCGCGCGGTCCAGCAGGAAGGAGAAGTAGTACTCCTCCGCGATGTCGGAGGCCTCCTCGATGAGGACGCGGCGGACGGTGTGGCCCTTGATGTCCATGCCGAGGATCTGCTCGGCCCTGGCCCCGGCGTCCTCGGGGCCCTCGGCGACCTTGACGCCGCCGGCCTTGCCGCGACCACCGGTCTTGACCTGCGCCTTGACCACCACCCGGTGGCCGATCCGTCCGGCCGCCAGCCGGGCCTGTTCGGGGGTGTCCGCGATCTCGCCCTCGACGAGGGGGACGCCGTACTCCCCGAAGAGCTGTTTGGCCTCGTACTCGTACAGATCCACCGGGCCTCCTCACGTGCGTGGTTCTCGGTCACCTCCAGTGTTACGCCATACTGTATGCAGTATGCAATAGCCCCTCGGGCAGAAATGTGTTCCCGGTCACCCCTTTCCAGATCGGCGCGCTCTTTGCATACTGCATACAAGGAGGTGTCGTCATGCGCAGCCGCCGCCCGGCCCCCGATTCGTCCCCCTCCACCCCCTCCTCCGCGCTCCCCCTCCCGGAGGAGGTGCGCGACTGGCGCGGCAGGAGCTACGCGATGGGCCCCTCGGCCCGCGCGCTCACCGGCCGGTCCCGCCGCGCGATCCTGCTCCGCGCGCTGACCGCCGCGGCGGCGGTCGGCGGACTCCAGTTCGGCTACGGCGCCGCGGTCCCCTCGCTGGTGGCCGCGCACGGCTGGTCCCCCGCCCAGGCGCTGGTCCCCTTCCTGGCGTGGACCCTGGTGCAGGGCGCCTGCGCACCGGCGCTGCACCGGCTCCGGGCGCGGGGAGCGGTGCGGGCCGGACCGGCCGTCCAGGCGGGCGCGCTGCTGTGCGCCGCCGCCCTGGTCTCACTCGGCGTCCTCCCGTCGCTCCCCGCCGCCGTCCTGGGCTACGGCCTCCTGGGCGGCCTGGGCGCGGGGCTGGTCTACCACTCCTGTACACACCTGGTGGACGGCTGGTTCCCGGACCGGCGCACCGTGCGCTCGGGCGCCGTGGGCGGCGCCTTCGCCCTGGGCTGGGTGCCCCTCCTGCCCGCCGTCGCGGTCGGGGTCTCCCCCTCCGCCCTGCCCGTCGCCTGCGGGGCGCTCGCCCTGCTGGTCGCGGTCCTGGGGCTGGTGGGCGGGGCGGGGCAGCGCCGGCCCCGCCCCGGTGGTGGCCGCCCGGCTCCGACCCGCGCGCGAGCGCGCTGCTGGCGGGCGCCGACCCGCCGTGGGCCCGCGACCTCACCCCGGCCCAGGCGTGGTCCTCCGGCCGCTCCCTGCCGCTCCTTCACGCGGTGGTCGCGCTGTCCGGGGCGAGCGCGCTGTCCACCCTCGCCGCGCTGCCCGTCCTCCTGGCGGACGGCGGCCACCCGGGCTCGGCGGCCGCCCCGGCCGTGACGGCCTTCGCCGCGGGCAGCGGCCTGGGACGGCTGGCCGCGGGCACCGCGGCCGAGCGGGCCGGCCGCAGGCGCACCCTCACCGCGCTACTGGGGGCGGGGGCGCTCGCCCAGGCGGGACTGGCCGCCGCCGTCCCGGCCGGGCAGAGCGCCGCGCTGGTGCTCCTCGCGCTGACGGCGGGCGCGTGCACCGGTTCGTGCTACCCGCTGACCCGGGCGATCACCGAGGGCCACTTCGGGCCGCGTTGGACGGCCGACATCCACGGCCTGGTCTACAGCTCCAAGGCGGTCGGCGGCCTGCTCGGCGTCGGCGGGACCGCGCTGTTCCTGGCCCTGGCGCCGACCTCCGCGTGGCCCGCGGGCCTGGCCGCGTCCGGCGTGCTCTGCGGCGCGGCGGCCGTTCTGTCGGCCCTGCTCAGGCGCCCGCTTCCGATCCGGACCACACCCGCCCCACACGGGGTCTGGACAGCGACGCGGCACCGTGCTCCAATGTGATGCACACGGTATACAGTATCCCGCCTACAGAAGACGGTCGCACCACACAAGCCACCGCAGGACACATCCCGCACACCCGCACGAAAGGGGTCGGCGTACCGATGGCCGACAAGGCAACCAGCGAGTCCACCAGCAGCGAGAAGACCACGATCTCCGGCGGCCACCTGGTCGCCAAGGCCCTCAAGGCCGAGGGGATCGACGTCATCTTCACGCTCTGCGGCGGACACATCATCGACATCTACGACGGATGCGCGGACGAGGGCATCGACGTGGTCGACGTGCGGCACGAGCAGGTCGCCGCGCACGCCGCCGACGGCTACGCCCGCGTCACCGGCAAGCCCGGGTGCGCCGTCGTGACCGCCGGACCGGGGACCACCGACGCGGTCACCGGCATCGCCAACGCCTACCGCGCGGAGAGCCCGATGCTGGTCATCGGCGGCCAGGGCGCCCTGAGCCAGCACAAGATGGGCTCGCTCCAGGACCTGCCGCACGTGGACATGATCAACCCGATCTCCAAGTTCGCCGCCACCGTGCCCCACACCGAGCGGGTCGCCGACCTGGTCTCGATGGCCTTCCGCGAGGCCAACAGCGGCGCCCCCGGCCCGGCCTTCCTGGAGATCCCCCGGGACGTCCTGGACGCCGAGGTGCCCGTGGAGCGGGCCCGCGTCCCCGCCAAGGGCCGCTACCGCGCCTCCACCCGGCAGGCGGGCGACCCCGCCGCGATCGAGCGGCTCGCCGACCTGATCGTGCGCTCCGAGAAGCCCAGCATCCTGCTCGGCAACCAGGTGTGGACCACCCGGGCCACGCAGTCCGCCACCGACCTGGTGCGCGCGCTCAACATCCCCGCCTACATGAACGGCGCGGGCCGGGGCACCCTGCCGCCCGGGGACCCGCACCACTTCCAGCTCTCCCGGCGCTACGCCTTCACCAACTCCGACCTGATCATCATCGTCGGCACCCCCTTCGACTTCCGGATGGGCTACGGCAAGCGCCTCTCGCCCACCGCCACGGTGGTGCAGATCGACCTCAACTACGCCACCGTCGGCAAGAACCGCGACGTGGACCTGGGGCTGGTCGGGGACGCCGACGTGATCCTGTCCTCGGTGCTCCAGGCGACCTCGGGCTACGGGGACAACGGCGCCCAGAGCCGCAAGACCTGGCTGGAGGAGCTGCGCACCCAGGAGCAGGCCGCGCTGGACAAGCGGGCGCACCTGCTCACCTCCGACTCCACGCCCATCCACCCCTACCGGCTGGTCAGCGAGATCAACCAGTTCCTCACCGAGGACTCCATCTACGTCGGCGACGGCGGCGACATCGTCACCTTCTCCGGCCAGGTGGTCCAGCCCAAGTCGCCGGGCCACTGGATGGACCCCGGGCCCCTCGGCACGCTGGGCGTGGGCGTCCCGTTCGTGATGGCGGCCAAGTACGCCCGCCCGGACAAGGAGGTGGTGGCCCTCTTCGGCGACGGCGCGTTCAGCCTGACCGGCTGGGACTTCGAGACCCTGGTCCGGTTCGACCTGCCCTTCGTCGGCATCGTGGGCAACAACTCCTCGATGAACCAGATCCGCTACGGCCAGATCGCCAAGTACGGCGCGGACCGGGGCGAGATCGGCAACACCCTGGGCGACGTCAACTACGCCGAGTTCGCCCGGATGCTGGGCGGCCACGGCGAGGAGGTCCGGGACCCGGCCGACATCGCCCCGGCGCTGCGCCGCGCCCGCGAGTCCGGCAAGCCCTCGCTGATCAACGTCTGGATCGACCCCGAGGTCTACGCCCCGGGAACGATGAACCAGACCATGTACAAGTAGCCCTGACCAGGAAGGAGAGAGTCATGGGCAAGGCACTCGACGGGGTCCGCGTCCTGGACATGACCCACGTCCAGTCGGGCCCGTCGGCGACGCAGATACTCGCCTGGATGGGCGCCGACGTGGTCAAGGTGGAGGCGGTCACGGGTGACATCACCCGGCGCCAGCTCCGGGACAAGCCCGGTGTGGACAGCCTCTACTTCACGATGCTCAACTCCAACAAGCGCAGCGTCACCCTCAACACCAAGAGCCCCAGGGGCAAGGAGATCTTCCTGGACCTGGTGCGCCGCAGCGACGTGCTGGTGGAGAACTTCGCCCCCGGCGCGCTGGACCGCATGGGCTTCACCTGGGAGGTGCTCGCCGAGGCCAACCCGCGGCTGGTCTACGCCTCCATCAAGGGGTTCGGCCCCGGCGCCTACGCCGACTTCAAGGCCTACGAGGTGATCGCCCAGGCGATGGGCGGCTCCATGAGCACCACCGGGTTCGAGGACGGCCCGCCGCTGGCGACGGGCGCCCAGATCGGTGACTCGGGCACAGGGATGCATACAGTAGCCGGTATCCTCGCCGCGCTGTACCAGCGCACCACCACCGGCCGGGGCCAGCGCGTCCAGGTCGCCATGCAGGACGCGGTGCTCAACCTGTGCCGGGTCAAGCTGCGCGACCAGCAGCGCCTGGCGCACGGACCGCTGGCGGAGTACCCCAACGACGACTTCGGCGACGAGGTCCCCCGCTCCGGCAACGCCTCCGGCGGCGGCCAGCCCGGCTGGGCCGTGCGCACCTCCCCCGGCGGCCCCAACGACTACGTGTACGTCATCGTCCAGCCCACCGGCTGGGAGCCCATCACGCGGCTCATCGGCCGCCCAGAACTGGCCGAGGACCCCGAGTGGGCCACCCCCGAGGCCCGGCTGGACAAGCTCGACAAGATGTTCGCCCTCATCGAGGAGTGGGCCAGCCAGCTCCCCAAGTGGGACGTGCTGGCCGCGCTGAACGCGCACAACATCCCCTGCGGGCCGATCATGTCCACCCGCGAGATCATCGACGACCCCACCCTGCGGGCCAACGGGGTCGTCACCACCGTCGAGCACCCCGAGCGGGGCTCCTACGACACGGTCTCCTCGCCGATCCGGCTCTCGGACTCACCGGTGGACGTCGTCCGCTCCCCGCTGCTCGGCGAGCACAACGCCGAGGTCTACGGCGGCGAGCTGGGGCTGTCCGACGAGGACCTGGCCGAACTCGCATCGAACGGAGTGATCTGAACACATGGCCGCCTACACCCCCGACCGCCCCGACCACGACCGCGCCGCGGTCCGCGAGGTGCTCGACCGCGCCAGGGCCGAGGGCAGGACCGCCCTGACCGCCCCCGAGGGCCGCGTCCTGGCCGACGCCTACGGCATCCCCGTCCCGGGCGAGGACCTGGCGCACTCCGCCGAGGAGGCCGCCGAACTCGCCGGTGAGCTCGGCCTGCCGGTCGTGGCCAAGATCGTCTCCCCCGACATCCTGCACAAGACCGACGCGGGCGGCGTCGAGGTCGGCCTGGACAGCGCCGAGAAGGTCGCCGAGGCCTACCACCGCATCACCGCCAACGCCCTGGCCCACACCCCGGGGGCGCGCATCGACGGGGTCCAGATCCAGCAGCAGGTCGGCGGCGGGCCGGAGGTCGAGGTCCTCGTCGGCGCGACCACCGACCCCACCTTCGGCAAGATCGTGGTCTTCGGGCTGGGCGGCGTCCTGGTCGAGGTGCTGCGCGACGTCACCTTCCGGATGGCCCCGGTCTCCCGCGAGGAGGCGCTGACCCAGATCGACGACATCCGCGCGGCCGAGGTCCTGCGCGGCGTGCGCGGCCGCCCCGCCGTGGACCGGGAGCGGCTGGCCGACGTGGTCAGCAGGCTGTCGGACCTGGTCACCGACTTCCCCGAGATCGCCGAGGCCGACCTCAACCCGGTCTTCGCCGGACCGGCCTCCGCCGTGGCCGCGGACCTGCGCTTCGTCCTGGACTTCGCGCCGCCCGAGCCGCCCGCGCGGTTCGAACGCGACGAGATCCTCGCCGCGATGAACCGGGTCTTCAAGCCGCGGTCGATCGCGATCGTCGGCGCCTCCAACGAGCCCGGCAAGATCGGCCACTCCGTCATCAAGAACATCGTCGACGGCGGGTACGCGGGCGAGGTCTACCCGGTCAACCCCAAGTCCCCCGAGGTGTACGGCCGCACGGCCTACGCCAGCGTCCTCGACATCCCCGGCGAGGTCGACGTGGCGGTCTTCGCGATCCCCGCCAAGTTCGTGGCGGGCGCGCTGGAGGAGGTCGGCACGAAGGGGGCCGCCGCGGCGGTCCTCATCCCCTCCGGGTTCGCCGAGACCGGCGAGCAGGAGCTCCAGGACGAGGTGCTCGCCGTCGCCCGCAGGCACGGCGTGCGCCTGCTCGGCCCCAACATCTACGGCTACTACTACACGCCCGAGAAGCTGTCGGCGACCTTCTGCACCCCCTACGACGTCAGCGGAGGCACCGCCCTGACCTCGCAGTCGGGCGGGATCGGCATGGCCATCCTCGGCTACAGCCGCAGCACGAGCACCGGCGTCTCGGCCATCGTCGGCGTCGGCAACAAGGCCGACATCGACGAGGACGACCTGCTCACCTTCTTCGGCCAGGACGAGAACACCAACGCCGTCGCCATGCACCTGGAGGACCTCAAGGACGGCCGCGCCTTCGTCGAGGCCGCCCGCGAGGTCGTGCCGCACAAGCCCGTCATCGTGCTCAAGGCCGGGCGCACCGACGCCGGGGCGCGCGCGGCCGGGTCGCACACCGGCGCGCTGGCGGGCGACGACAAGGTCTACGACGACATCCTGCGCCAGGCGGGCGTGGTCCGGGCCCCCGGGCTCAACGAGCTGCTGGAGTTCGGCCGCGCGCTGCCGGTCCTGCCCACCCCCAAGGGCGAGAACGTCGTCATCATCACCGGCGCGGGCGGATCGGGCGTGCTGCTCTCCGACGCGGTGGTGGACAACGGGATGAGCCTCTACGAGATCCCGCCGGACCTGGACGCCTCGTTCCGGGCCTTCATCCCGCCCTTCGGCGCCGC is drawn from Nocardiopsis dassonvillei subsp. dassonvillei DSM 43111 and contains these coding sequences:
- a CDS encoding MFS transporter, producing MVALSGASALSTLAALPVLLADGGHPGSAAAPAVTAFAAGSGLGRLAAGTAAERAGRRRTLTALLGAGALAQAGLAAAVPAGQSAALVLLALTAGACTGSCYPLTRAITEGHFGPRWTADIHGLVYSSKAVGGLLGVGGTALFLALAPTSAWPAGLAASGVLCGAAAVLSALLRRPLPIRTTPAPHGVWTATRHRAPM
- a CDS encoding acetate--CoA ligase family protein, translating into MAAYTPDRPDHDRAAVREVLDRARAEGRTALTAPEGRVLADAYGIPVPGEDLAHSAEEAAELAGELGLPVVAKIVSPDILHKTDAGGVEVGLDSAEKVAEAYHRITANALAHTPGARIDGVQIQQQVGGGPEVEVLVGATTDPTFGKIVVFGLGGVLVEVLRDVTFRMAPVSREEALTQIDDIRAAEVLRGVRGRPAVDRERLADVVSRLSDLVTDFPEIAEADLNPVFAGPASAVAADLRFVLDFAPPEPPARFERDEILAAMNRVFKPRSIAIVGASNEPGKIGHSVIKNIVDGGYAGEVYPVNPKSPEVYGRTAYASVLDIPGEVDVAVFAIPAKFVAGALEEVGTKGAAAAVLIPSGFAETGEQELQDEVLAVARRHGVRLLGPNIYGYYYTPEKLSATFCTPYDVSGGTALTSQSGGIGMAILGYSRSTSTGVSAIVGVGNKADIDEDDLLTFFGQDENTNAVAMHLEDLKDGRAFVEAAREVVPHKPVIVLKAGRTDAGARAAGSHTGALAGDDKVYDDILRQAGVVRAPGLNELLEFGRALPVLPTPKGENVVIITGAGGSGVLLSDAVVDNGMSLYEIPPDLDASFRAFIPPFGAAGNPVDITGGEPPSTYEATIRLGLEDERVHALILGYWHTIITPPMVFAKVVADVVAEARAKGIDKPVVASLSGDTEVEEASRYLFDHGVVAFPYTTEKPVQILGAKYRWARAAGLL
- a CDS encoding thiamine pyrophosphate-binding protein, coding for MADKATSESTSSEKTTISGGHLVAKALKAEGIDVIFTLCGGHIIDIYDGCADEGIDVVDVRHEQVAAHAADGYARVTGKPGCAVVTAGPGTTDAVTGIANAYRAESPMLVIGGQGALSQHKMGSLQDLPHVDMINPISKFAATVPHTERVADLVSMAFREANSGAPGPAFLEIPRDVLDAEVPVERARVPAKGRYRASTRQAGDPAAIERLADLIVRSEKPSILLGNQVWTTRATQSATDLVRALNIPAYMNGAGRGTLPPGDPHHFQLSRRYAFTNSDLIIIVGTPFDFRMGYGKRLSPTATVVQIDLNYATVGKNRDVDLGLVGDADVILSSVLQATSGYGDNGAQSRKTWLEELRTQEQAALDKRAHLLTSDSTPIHPYRLVSEINQFLTEDSIYVGDGGDIVTFSGQVVQPKSPGHWMDPGPLGTLGVGVPFVMAAKYARPDKEVVALFGDGAFSLTGWDFETLVRFDLPFVGIVGNNSSMNQIRYGQIAKYGADRGEIGNTLGDVNYAEFARMLGGHGEEVRDPADIAPALRRARESGKPSLINVWIDPEVYAPGTMNQTMYK
- the frc gene encoding formyl-CoA transferase, producing the protein MGKALDGVRVLDMTHVQSGPSATQILAWMGADVVKVEAVTGDITRRQLRDKPGVDSLYFTMLNSNKRSVTLNTKSPRGKEIFLDLVRRSDVLVENFAPGALDRMGFTWEVLAEANPRLVYASIKGFGPGAYADFKAYEVIAQAMGGSMSTTGFEDGPPLATGAQIGDSGTGMHTVAGILAALYQRTTTGRGQRVQVAMQDAVLNLCRVKLRDQQRLAHGPLAEYPNDDFGDEVPRSGNASGGGQPGWAVRTSPGGPNDYVYVIVQPTGWEPITRLIGRPELAEDPEWATPEARLDKLDKMFALIEEWASQLPKWDVLAALNAHNIPCGPIMSTREIIDDPTLRANGVVTTVEHPERGSYDTVSSPIRLSDSPVDVVRSPLLGEHNAEVYGGELGLSDEDLAELASNGVI